In a single window of the Polycladomyces zharkentensis genome:
- the rpoE gene encoding DNA-directed RNA polymerase subunit delta → MSGKLAALTPEEIRETAMVDLVYELLYEKGEPMLYRDLFQEVARLKGFTEEEMTRYIAQLYTEINIDGRFICVGKSLWGLKKWYPTEQATDSAVQANVKDDFDEDLEEDLFEEEEDELFDDDQLDDDDVFDDEEFEELDEDEVEEAEEEDESLI, encoded by the coding sequence ATGAGCGGGAAACTGGCTGCCTTGACACCCGAAGAAATCCGAGAGACGGCGATGGTCGATCTCGTTTATGAGTTGTTGTACGAAAAGGGCGAACCGATGCTGTACCGTGATCTTTTTCAGGAAGTGGCTCGGTTGAAAGGGTTCACGGAAGAGGAGATGACGCGCTATATCGCGCAATTATACACCGAGATCAATATCGACGGCCGGTTTATCTGTGTGGGCAAAAGTTTGTGGGGTCTGAAAAAATGGTATCCCACCGAACAGGCCACCGATTCCGCCGTTCAGGCCAATGTCAAAGATGACTTTGACGAAGATTTGGAAGAGGACCTGTTTGAAGAAGAAGAGGATGAGCTGTTCGACGACGATCAATTGGATGATGACGATGTTTTTGACGACGAGGAATTTGAAGAACTTGATGAAGACGAGGTAGAAGAAGCGGAGGAGGAAGACGAAAGTCTGATTTGA